Within Planococcus citri chromosome 2, ihPlaCitr1.1, whole genome shotgun sequence, the genomic segment CACGGCTACTGCGAAGAACGTGTTGGCTGGCTCGAATTTCAACGCCATGGAAAAGTACAGATTCGCTTGCACGTATTGTTTGCAGGAAGACGTAAGGAATTTGAAAGATATGGCGAAGATAGCGATGGATTggtgtttcaaaaaagagcCATTGCTGGTTTATTGGAGTAAATACCTGACCAATCGGTTGCATACGATAACTTTACAGAAGTACGTTCCGATCGAGGTGGTCATGTTTAGAGTAGCTGTGGAAAAATACGATCTTCAGGCACccgttgtgtatttttttacaaaattgaacgCTAGTCTTAGAATACGGCAGTGTTGCCACGCTATCACGAACTGGAGGAGCAGCGGAATAAAATATCTGAAAGAACTACTGCCTCTAATGAACGAGCGTGAAAGAGGTCTTTTGTACCAAGACAACATGATGAAAATCATCGAGATTTTCTTGGCGCAGCGTAACTTCGAAGGTATCAGTCAGATGTACTCCGAATTGAAAGTAAAGTTGACTTCGACGAATTACGCGctaattatcgaaaaattggtgaaaaggTCGATAGACTCTTATCACAATTTCAATTCACTGACACCGTTATTGATGACAATTTGGAACGATGCTATCAGGAAGagcgaatttctcaaaaatgtgaaagATTTGCAATGGCGTATCGCCGGGGTGCTTGAACATTGCAGTAACTTCTGTGACTTGAGAGACGAATTTCATCGGCCTTTGGAATTTATTCGTGCTTTAGCTACTGTGTACAATCCGCGAAATTTCCTCAAGTCGAATTTTTACTGGCTGGTAGTCTGGCAACCGTTGGCTTCGATAGTCGAACTGATTGACGAATTTCACCTAGATGCCGAAGATGTCGAGGAATTAAAAGGTCATACGCGACATCCGTATAGAATGTGGATCTCTTGTctaaaatatttgaagaaagGAAAGTTGGACGAATTCAGCGCTTTCGTATCGTTTTGTTACCAGGGCCATGACGCCATTTTAAGCGCGTATCAGAAGGACTTATTGATGGATGAAGATGGCTTGAGAGCTCTCGTCGAAGCGTTAAATCACATCGATTGGAAAATAGTCAACGAATTCGTCAACAACGTGTTTCGTGGTACGGACGGATTCGTCTCTGTGTACACCACCAGACTGTTGTTCCACGTTTTTGGGACAGGATACGAGTTCTGTTTGAGGGGAATGATGAAACAGGGCGAAGCGAACAGCGTCATGGAATGCATTCAGACTTTTGTGCCAGACAACGTTAATTTATCGCGGGCAAAGCAGGCCTTTGTAGACTTATTTTCGGAATACCTCCGTGATGATTGCTCTTTCGTTTTCAAACAGGCTGCGTTCAACGACGTGTTGATTTGGTGTTATGGAAGCGAGGCAGGCGCTGCACGATTTAAAGAGACGATTAACGTTTCGAAAGTATTCGTTGCTCAGTTGGAGGGCTGCGTAATGATGGGCAGACCAACCTTCAAAATCAGCGATTCGATGGAGGAATTTTTGCATTGGTATTATCCCATCGAATGTGAAAGGAGAGCATTTAAATTAGAAATGATTCACTCGTACGGCGAATTCCCAACTATTGCGAAGTTTTTAAAGAAGAGAAGATACCGTCGACGTTTGTTGGATTGGTTTTTCGAAAAAGACGCCGATAAAATAACGGAATTTATGGCTAAAACATTCCATTAAGTTTGTTAAAATATTGTTCGATGGAtgagttttcgaagttttttgtGATGGTTATGTCGAGTTCAATAAAACTTTAATTTGAATTGTAGTTTAATTCATTAATAATTCTGaatctttctctttttttcattcgttatcATAATCATTTGAGGGTTTAGAATTCTCACCGCCCCCTCCTTAAGTCCTTCTTATTGTTAGGCCGGatggattgatttttttcgaaaactttgaacttttgatatgTTGTACTTTCAAAACCCTGTCATATTTGATACCTATTTTGGAGCTGTAAtttgaaaatgctgaaaaaatccaGGTACGAtacatttttgtgatatttgCAACTATGAACTTTTCGAAATGGGATTCGTAACACCTTGTGGAGACGGTTCCGAGCTCCAAAGTTTTGGAATTTGGTTCAAATGTAAAATAATGTCAAATGCATAATACGGTGCCTGTATTGACcccaaaattttctgaacattgAAGAATTTATGTTACACATTTTCCATTTTGGGCCAAAACCTTCTAAATAACGTAggacctacctagacctactaaccttaaaaaaaaaacaaaaaaagaaacttaGTACGCTGAACAATGTTAAGATTTCCTTAGTAAATGCAGCACTCTTCTAGTtgcctaaaaaattttaaaaatagaaaatttaaacctgcattttttttttgttgaaaattttgcattaccCTACTGGCTAAAATTCGTTTGAATAATACCCTTTCATAAGgagaattccccccccccccccatttatcAGTTCAGAAAAATCATAGGAACGAGATGAAATaaaggtggtaaattttttttgaaagactgCCATCTCtgtgtcagaatttttccaattgtaaGCAGCACCATTTTTAAGTCATCttatacataagtacatacatacatagtacatagATGCTctcaaagtggaaaaaattgaagtaaaaattttttctctcttcagtTTCTTTGTCAGAATTTCgctttatacctactcgtagccaagcaaatacctacctacttgtaatcCTTTTTTTAACGTTGAGAGAGCCCAagttacacttttttttatctCCGAGGGTGTGAGTGAAACTGctgaatgatgttttttaatTGTACCTCTGTATTCCAAGGATTAAAgtgtgaaaatattgatgatttttattttttttattattttacgaGAGAGATCAAGAGGTATGTACCTTAGAAACgcatacctatttgaaatactgtagaaaaaaatcaataatgtgaatatcaactgaaaaaaataatgaaagtaaAAAACAACTACAGTCAGCCGAAGGTTTATCCACTTTTTTGTTGATATCAACATTCAACTTGCACAATGGCTTCATTCCATTCACGTCTTGATTCAACAGAAATAGTCAATGAGCTTGTTCTATCTTGGATAATATGATTACAAAGTTGCTGTGAAATTATACGGTGTGTTGCTGAACCAGTTGATAGTATAGCCTTCAACATTGGTTCAGACGTTCAGAGATATCTGTAGCATTATTTTGCTGGCATGggtatttcaaatcaaaagcgtaaaattttatctcttatctcctttttttttgtattatccTTCCTCGAGTCATTTGttagtatttcattttttcgatctggTTATATTGGTCATTATCTCGCGGGTCGTATACGAATATACGTACGGAATTACGGAAACCTAAGTACTTGTAGCCGTTTGTGTTCTTGGAAACCAGAAATATGGTGATTTTGTGTAAAATCGTATTATTTATCGAGTAATTTAATTGTTTTGTGATTGCATTGTGTTATAGACTTGATATTCTGAGGTAAGTTTCGCTACATTTATATGAGTCTTATTGTGCTCCGAATTTACGATATTCACGTAATCGTATTACgatcgaaatgaatttttttcaaagtgtccAGTGTctgaaaaataacgaaaacgAAAAGAATTCTCATCCTCTGAATAGAGCTTGTACTCGATTACCTGAGTTTTGTACTT encodes:
- the LOC135834573 gene encoding uncharacterized protein LOC135834573, with translation MKMDRNPTDLRSLAAESSCIQLVYEWASCEMPAVDTWKNEEGYGTCSSHDWLIWQLNEMQLPGSPVIPELVRNQIEDEFTWILKQVTKWICYHHKKNFFHDEPASSLKKYLLKLIWKPDRSGLSIDYTATAKNVLAGSNFNAMEKYRFACTYCLQEDVRNLKDMAKIAMDWCFKKEPLLVYWSKYLTNRLHTITLQKYVPIEVVMFRVAVEKYDLQAPVVYFFTKLNASLRIRQCCHAITNWRSSGIKYLKELLPLMNERERGLLYQDNMMKIIEIFLAQRNFEGISQMYSELKVKLTSTNYALIIEKLVKRSIDSYHNFNSLTPLLMTIWNDAIRKSEFLKNVKDLQWRIAGVLEHCSNFCDLRDEFHRPLEFIRALATVYNPRNFLKSNFYWLVVWQPLASIVELIDEFHLDAEDVEELKGHTRHPYRMWISCLKYLKKGKLDEFSAFVSFCYQGHDAILSAYQKDLLMDEDGLRALVEALNHIDWKIVNEFVNNVFRGTDGFVSVYTTRLLFHVFGTGYEFCLRGMMKQGEANSVMECIQTFVPDNVNLSRAKQAFVDLFSEYLRDDCSFVFKQAAFNDVLIWCYGSEAGAARFKETINVSKVFVAQLEGCVMMGRPTFKISDSMEEFLHWYYPIECERRAFKLEMIHSYGEFPTIAKFLKKRRYRRRLLDWFFEKDADKITEFMAKTFH